In the Parus major isolate Abel chromosome 7, Parus_major1.1, whole genome shotgun sequence genome, GCTGGTGAAATGTGTGGAATCCAGTGGTTTGAACATTCTGAAAGCTGCACATTCTAACTTTGATAAGAGCTTGGTTTTAATTAGTTACACCCTTTCTGGAGTGGAATGCCATGGctggcacacacacaccagCATTCAAAGGGGATCAGACACACAGTGAGTCAGAAATTATCACTACTCAGTAACACTGAGAATGCACTATATAACTAGAACAAAATAGCAGGTCATCGACTGTAGATATCAAGGgtgttctggtttgtttttaactaACAGTTGCAAGTGCCAGGCTCAAATTTCCTACAAGAATGCTCTGACAAAATACCTTTACAACACTTCTTCATGATATCACTTTTAAGGTGGTGTTTGGCCCTTCATTTCACTCTCATTGTATTAATTCAGTGTGTAGAATTAATAGAAGAGGGAGAAATCTAGGACAACCCTTTGATAgataatttaatgttttcacaAACATCTTCCTATTCCCACCCTCAGCTTCAAACAGATGCACTGTATGTCTGTAAGTTACAAGCACATGCCTTTAAAATACAAGAGGCCTTGGAGTGAAGTACCTATACACAAAGTTCTTACTGAGGAAATCCATCTGTGGCACTGCAGAAACATGAATTTTTACTTCTTTGGGTCCTTCAGCTTGGCTCAGGTAATCTATTGTCCATTTGGTGGTGCAAGTGCCCAGTTCCAGTCCTGTCAGCACTACTGGCTTTCTCTaaggaacaacaacaaaaaaaattcagtggtgAATGATCACAGTATccaatggaaaacaaaacagaatgaattttcaaattacataaaagcaaacaagtcAGTTGAATGCCAGAACCCACTGCACAAGGTCACAACTGATCTGTTCACAAGCAATGTGAAACAAATGCTGAATGCTGAAACAAAGTGCAGTAAGTTATGGAACTATTTCTCTATTAACTATGTGTTCTTACCTAGTTGGGTAAGGAACGATATGGAGAGGCAAAGACATAAAATTATAGCCCACACTTTGTGCTGGGGCCGTTGAGGAATCCAGCCAGATGATTAAATAGATTTAATCTTTCTAGCCAAGGCTTAGGACAAACCATGTAAAAACAGTTAAGGTGCAGACTGTGAGCTGTGGTGATGCTGTTATTTTCTCACAAGAGAAGCTCTTTCTGCCTGTATCAAGGCTCTTTCTTGCTCACAACCACAAACAGGTTTGATNNNNNNNNNNNNNNNNNNNNNNNNNNNNNNNNNNNNNNNNNNNNNNNNNNNNNNNNNNNNNNNNNNNNNNNNNNGGGGGGGGGTAAGGACGGGGGGAATGAAACAAAAGATGacaaagcaacaaaattaaCTATCACACTTCTTCGCCACTGCCGAAGGAAATGGACTCTTACAGAGATCACCTGTCGGAATTTGCCAGCACCTCAGACAGGATCTGCCTACAGAAGCTCCTAAACTTCTATGCCACTCAATGGATCAGGGCACCTTTCTGAGAACACACGAACCCAAACCTGAGGTTTgcctgccccagctgtgcccgcTGAGGGGTCCCCGGACACCTCCTGCCGTGTCCTGTGTCCCCGCGGAGCCCCACCCGCTCCGGGAGTCCTGCTCCGAGCGCGCCGTACCCGCGGGTAGATGTCCCGCAGGAAGCGCTCCCGCGTCACCCGCTCCAGCCGCTCCAGCCGCTCCACGGGCACCGCCGGCAGCTCCCGCCGCTCCATGGCCGCGTCCGCCCCACCGCTTCCCCCGGAAAGAGGAGTCCGCGCAGAAGCgttcctgcctctccctctgGGAGAGGTCCTGGAGCCCGCGGATCACGGAATTgtcagggctggaagggatctctggagaCCATCGAGTCTGACCCCTGCCACATCAGGGTCAGCTGGAGCAGGTGCCACAGGAACAGGTGGAGTTTGATTGTCTCTAGAGAGGAAAACTGTGActttctgggcagcctgttccagtgcttggacACCCTGAACGTAAAGCAGTTCTTTCTCAAGCTGAGCTGGAACTTACTATGTTTTAGCTTATGGCCATCACTCCTCCTGTCACCGAGCACCACTGAGAAGtgtctggcaccatcctcttggcaccgCCTTTGAGGTATTTACATGCCTCATGAGTATTACATCTCATGAGTATGAGATTCCCTCGCAATCTCCTCCAGACTGAACGGGCCCAGCTCCCGCAGTCTCTCCTCATGACGAGAGATGCTCCGGGCCCTTAATCACCTCTGTGGCCTCCACTgctccctctccagcagctccttatCTGTCTTGCACTGAGAAGCCCAGAACTAGACACCGTAACCCCAGACGCGGCGTCCCCAAGCCCAGCAGAGGGGACGCCGCCCCTCTCCGGAGGTGACCGGGGCTCGCCTCCCCTGACCCGGCGCGATCGGAGCCGCCGGCCGCCCGGACCGCTCGCGCCTGCGCCGGAACCAGCGGCGGCCGCGGCCGTGTTTCCGGGGAGCGGGAGTTGCGGGAGGACAGGGCGGGGCCGGGCTGTCATGGCGCTGCGCTGCGCGGCTCCGGGCCGTGTCCGCTGGCTGGCGCGGGCGCTGGCGGGCTCCGCCCGGCTCCTGCCGCCGGCCGCGGCCGCAGCGGGCCCTCCGGGCCCCGCCCGGCTCCGCCCGCCCCAGCCCGGCTCTCGGTTCGCCAGCAGCGCCGGATCTGGGACCGAGGGCCCTCAGCGGCGTGTAGTAGTAGTAAGGATCACTAGCCCCTTCGCCTGGCTCCGCACCCGCTTCTACTACCTGCTCATCCGCCTCTACTTCGACCAGGAATTCAGCATCGAGGAGTTCACGCGGGGGGCCAAGCAGGTGAGAGGGCCTGGGGCCTCGGGGCGAGGAGAGCGGCCGGCCTGAGGGGAAAGGTCCTGCTGACCCTCCCCAGGGGCTGCCGGTGCTCGCGGTTATTGCCATGGAGTTATAGAGCCAGTTAGGCTTGGAGAAGACTTCGTAGATAATCACAGATTCACGGAACAGGTGAGGTAGGAATGGATCACAGTGGGTCGTCTGCtccatcctccctgctccagcagggccgtcctagagcacatggcactgGATTGTGTCCAGACGGGTCTGGAATCCTCgcagtgagggagactccacaacctctggCATTCTGTACCACTGCTTGGTCATGCTCACAGTAAAGAAATCCTTCTTTGTGTTCATGTGGAGCCTCCTGTACATTAGTTTCTGactgttgcctcttgtcctgttgcacCGAGCAGAACCTGGTCCATACTCTTGGCACTCCCccactttaaatatttatacacattgCTGAAACCCCTTTCAGCCATCTTTTTTGATGCTGAACAGCTCCAGTCCCATAAACTTTTCCTGTAGGAGAGATGCTTCAGTCCCCCAATCCTTGCTGCTGGACCCACTCCAGGAGCTCCGTGTCTGTGTTGTACGTTcagtccaacctatgaccaaACACCACTTTGTCGACCAATTTCTGGCAtcagtgccatgtccagtcattccttaaacacctccagggatgatgactccaccacctccctgggcaactCATTTCAATgtttgacaaccctttccatgaaggaattcctcctgatgtccagcctgatGTTACTGCATGTGGGCATTGTAGCACTAATGCACTCCTCTGTGTAAAACACAAGGAGTTCCCCACTGCTGGCTCCAAGCACCACACTTTGAGGCAAATGATGTAAGCAGAGCTGtactttttttcaggaaattctTGTTTTCCCAGATTCCACAATTAAAATGAACTGGTTAAGCCATTCCCCATAGTAGCGTGAAGGAAGGTGCTTCCAAATGTTATAGAGACTTTAAGGAGAAGTGTGTCTCCTCTTAGCAGGTTTTCCTGGAATGATAAAGTTTAGTcaggcacagagctggtgtatatatttatttctccaaaTTTATGAGGCCAGTAAGCTTTGTCAACAGAATGTGTCAAAGAGGTAAGTATCTCAAAGTTAGTCATATGAAAACTACAGTCTGTTATCTCTTGGTAAACTTTTTATTCTTATGTttacttttaacaaaaaaaaaaacgtGCTCAAAACAACACAACAGAGGACAGAATGTTAAAATTATCAAttcaagagaggaaaaacccaCAACCTACAACAAATAATTTGATGCATGTGCAGAACCACCTGTTTTACCTTGTcctggttttttggggttttgttttggtgtttgtttgtttttacttgGTGTAGAATCTTAAATACACTGCCCTTCACAAGTGCATGACTTGAATATGTAGAGGCATAATTAGATGTAAATGTACATACAATTATGTATGTTTACATAAGGGGAGAAAGGAGAGTTGAGCTCCCTGAAGTCTAGAGACTAAACCagatttctaaagaaaaattgtaaattGCAGCATCAATTTTGACTGAAACCAGAAGATAAGTTGCAAAAGAGGGCAGGGgaacaaaataattacaggGAAAGACACAAACTGTTTGAATTATCAAAAAGAGTAAAAGCAACATACAAAACACTGCAAAGTTTCCTTTTGTAAACTATGAATTCACTTACCTCTTGGAAGCTTTGATGTTTCAAACAGGAGATTGAAAAGAAATCATATGTTTTTATCAGTTTATGAAATCACACTTGTAATGCTGGAGGGATTACATTTCAATGGTGAAACCCTCTGCAAGTATTGAAATCTTAAATCATGGAATATTTGGGTAGCTTGTCATATGCTTATGGATTTGTCTGTAAAACAAGCCAACCTTGAGTTACTTGTtcatgtttgggttttgtttctgttttaatttggtaggccttttctgttgtttcaaaGCTGCTGTCTCAGCGTAAACTTGACCTGCTGGAAGAACTTGTATCAGCAGAGGTAAATGCTTTCCATCTCCAACTCTAACAATTGATTGTCTGTCATAAAGTAACGTGGATGCATTCAGCCTGTCGTTATCTGCAAGTTGCCAGTTCTGTTTAATTTGGGAAAAACAGTATAATGTGACATAGGGTGGGCAAATTTTGTcctgcagcttttatttctgtttattttcaaagcacGAAACTTAATTCAAAGTTATTGTATcgtatttaaagcaaaataaaatatattctag is a window encoding:
- the MAIP1 gene encoding m-AAA protease-interacting protein 1, mitochondrial, with product MALRCAAPGRVRWLARALAGSARLLPPAAAAAGPPGPARLRPPQPGSRFASSAGSGTEGPQRRVVVVRITSPFAWLRTRFYYLLIRLYFDQEFSIEEFTRGAKQAFSVVSKLLSQRKLDLLEELVSAEVLQVLKEKISLLPDSHRDALAADIDAIMYTTEGDVRIYYDDDGRKFVSILMCFWYLNGANLPDEVPGEAKVFQIVFGDENTKEKKHLLTANYEFQREFTEGAKPDWTITRIEHPRLLE